A window of Pseudomonas mucidolens contains these coding sequences:
- the rlmB gene encoding 23S rRNA (guanosine(2251)-2'-O)-methyltransferase RlmB: protein MSLEKIYGVHAVEALLRHHPKRVKQVWLAEGRSEPRVQALVELANENRVAIGQAERREMDAWVEGVHQGVVADVSPSQVWGEAMLDELLDRTEGAPLLLVLDGVTDPHNLGACLRSADAAGALAVIVPKDKSATLTPVVRKVACGAAEVIPLVAVTNLARTLEKLQQRGLWVVGTAGEAEVSIYDQDLTGPTILIMGAEGKGMRRLTREHCDYLVHLPMAGSVSSLNVSVATGVCLFEAQRQRGAKAKTKK from the coding sequence ATGAGTCTGGAAAAAATCTACGGCGTACACGCCGTGGAAGCATTGCTGCGTCACCATCCCAAACGCGTCAAACAGGTGTGGCTGGCCGAGGGTCGCAGCGAACCGCGCGTACAGGCGCTGGTTGAGCTGGCGAATGAAAACCGCGTGGCAATCGGTCAGGCCGAGCGGCGTGAAATGGACGCCTGGGTCGAAGGTGTTCACCAGGGCGTGGTGGCGGATGTCAGTCCGAGCCAGGTCTGGGGCGAGGCAATGCTCGATGAGCTGCTCGACCGTACCGAAGGCGCGCCGCTGCTGCTGGTGCTGGACGGCGTGACCGATCCGCACAACCTCGGCGCCTGCCTGCGGTCGGCGGATGCTGCCGGGGCGTTGGCGGTGATCGTGCCCAAGGACAAGTCGGCGACGTTGACGCCGGTGGTGCGTAAAGTCGCTTGCGGCGCCGCGGAAGTGATTCCGCTGGTGGCCGTGACCAATCTGGCGCGTACCCTGGAAAAGCTCCAGCAGCGCGGCCTGTGGGTAGTCGGCACGGCGGGTGAGGCGGAGGTCAGTATTTATGACCAGGACCTGACCGGTCCGACCATCCTGATCATGGGCGCCGAAGGCAAAGGCATGCGTCGCCTGACCCGTGAGCACTGCGATTATCTGGTGCATCTGCCGATGGCCGGTAGCGTCAGCAGCCTTAACGTATCGGTTGCAACCGGTGTGTGCCTGTTCGAAGCCCAGCGCCAGCGCGGCGCCAAGGCCAAGACCAAGAAGTAA